The Rattus rattus isolate New Zealand chromosome X, Rrattus_CSIRO_v1, whole genome shotgun sequence genome has a window encoding:
- the LOC116888590 gene encoding cysteine protease ATG4A, producing MESVMSKYENQIIIFTEYLEEFPDTDELVWILGKPHLLKTEKSKLLSDISARLWFTYRRKFSPIGGTGPSSDAGWGCMLRCGQMMLAQALICRHLGRDWNWERQKEQPKEYQRILQCFLDRKDCCYSIHQMAQMGVGEGKSIGEWFGPNTVAQVIKKLALFDEWNSLAVYVSMDNTVVIEDIKKMCCVLPVGAADTAGESPPDSLTASSQSKGTSAPCLAWKPLLLIVPLRLGINQINPVYIEAFKECFKMPQSLGALGGKPNNAYYFIGCLGKKE from the exons TTATGTCCAAGTATGAAAACCAGATTATTATTTTCACTGAATACCTAGAAGAATTCCCAGATACAGATGAGCTGGTATGGATCCTGGGGAAGCCACATCTCCTTAAGACAG aaaaatcTAAGCTGTTGTCTGATATAAGTGCTCGTCTATGGTTTACATACAGAAGGAAATTTTCACCGATTG GGGGAACAGGCCCTTCGTCTGATGCTGGCTGGGGATGTATGCTGCGCTGTGGGCAGATGATGCTGGCTCAAGCCCTCATCTGTAGACACTTGGGAAGGG atTGGAACTGGGAGAGACAAAAAGAACAACCCAAAGAATACCAAAGGATACTGCAGTGTTTCCTAGATAGAAAAGACTGTTGCTATTCAATCCATCAGATGG CACAAATGGGTGTAGGAGAAGGGAAATCAATTGGCGAATGGTTTGGACCAAATACAGTTGCACAGGTGATAAA AAAACTTGCTTTATTTGATGAATGGAATTCCTTGGCTGTTTATGTTTCAATGGATAACACAGTGGTCATTGAAGATATCA AGAAAATGTGctgtgttcttcctgtgggtgCTGCTGACACAGCTGGTGAGAGCCCTCCTGATTCTCTGACTGCTTCCAGTCAGAGTAAGGGCACCTCTGCCCCGTGCCTAGCCTGGAAACCCCTGCTGCTCATTGTGCCCCTTCGCCTGGGCATAAACCAAATCAACCCTGTGTATATTGAAGCATTCAAA GAGTGTTTTAAGATGCCACAGTCTTTAGGGGCTTTAGGAGGAAAGCCAAATAACGCCTATTATTTCATAGGATGCTTAGGTAAGAAAGAATGA